In the genome of Campylobacter concisus, one region contains:
- the neuB gene encoding N-acetylneuraminate synthase → MSNSVFIIAEAGVNHNGDINLAKKLIDVAVKAGADAVKFQTFKAQNLVSKNAQKASYQKETTDKNESQFEMIKKLELDENTHKELIAYCKKKNITFLSTPFDSDSIKLLDELGLDTFKVPSGEITNLPYLKQIGGLNKKIILSTGMANLGEVESAIEVLIKSGTKRENISLLHANTQYPTPMEDVNLKAMITLKNAFGLEVGYSDHTLGIEVDIAAVAMGAKIIEKHFTLDKNMPGPDHKASLEPDELVAMVRAIRNIELALGDGLKHFSKSESENIKIARKSIVAKCDIKKGEVFSEQNICVKRPGDGINPMRWDEVIGKISQKDYKQDDLI, encoded by the coding sequence ATGTCAAATAGTGTTTTTATCATAGCTGAAGCTGGGGTTAACCACAATGGTGATATAAATTTAGCTAAAAAGCTGATCGACGTGGCAGTCAAAGCTGGCGCTGACGCGGTAAAATTTCAAACCTTTAAGGCTCAAAATCTTGTTTCAAAAAACGCACAAAAGGCTAGCTATCAAAAAGAAACTACCGATAAAAATGAAAGCCAGTTTGAGATGATAAAAAAGCTTGAACTGGATGAGAACACACATAAAGAGCTTATAGCCTATTGCAAGAAAAAAAATATCACATTTCTCTCAACTCCTTTTGATAGCGACAGCATAAAGCTTCTTGATGAGCTTGGGCTTGACACATTTAAAGTCCCAAGCGGCGAGATAACAAATTTACCTTATCTTAAGCAGATAGGCGGCTTAAATAAAAAGATCATTCTCTCAACTGGCATGGCAAATTTAGGTGAGGTAGAATCCGCGATAGAAGTACTTATAAAAAGTGGCACGAAACGTGAAAACATAAGTCTTCTTCATGCAAATACGCAGTATCCAACACCGATGGAGGATGTAAATTTAAAAGCGATGATAACACTGAAAAATGCCTTTGGTCTTGAGGTCGGATATAGCGATCATACGCTTGGCATTGAGGTCGATATCGCAGCGGTTGCCATGGGTGCAAAGATCATAGAAAAGCACTTTACTCTTGATAAAAATATGCCCGGACCTGACCACAAGGCTAGCCTTGAGCCAGATGAGCTAGTGGCGATGGTTAGAGCTATTAGAAATATAGAACTAGCGCTTGGAGACGGACTAAAACACTTTAGTAAAAGCGAGAGCGAAAATATCAAAATAGCTAGAAAGTCGATCGTAGCAAAGTGTGATATAAAAAAAGGTGAAGTCTTTAGCGAACAAAATATCTGTGTAAAACGCCCGGGAGACGGCATAAATCCTATGAGATGGGATGAGGTGATCGGAAAAATTTCACAAAAAGATTACAAGCAAGATGATCTGATATGA
- the neuC gene encoding UDP-N-acetylglucosamine 2-epimerase — protein sequence MRKICVVTSTRAEYGLLYWLLKEIEADSELELQIIATGMHLSPEFGLTYKEIEKDFKIDKKIEILGSSHSKLDICTEVAKVYEKFAPAFSELKPDILVLLGDRYEIFGVAGVASIMQIPIAHIHGGETTQGAFDEAFRHSITKMSHIHFAATREYANRIIQLGEEPSRVFNVGGPGIENIKKLNLLNKDEFEKSINFKLAKKNILITFHPVTLENGSAKEQFSELLKAIDELKDTNFIFTKANSDIDGDVINKMIDEYVSKNSQKAVAFASLGQLRYLSAIKFVDIVLGNSSSGLLEVPSFKKATINIGDRQKGRAKASSVIDVRPVKEEILAAIKKVYSKEFEQVLKNTINPYNGGNSSKKMVKILKEIELEGILKKKFYDVKI from the coding sequence ATGAGAAAAATTTGTGTAGTGACAAGCACTAGAGCAGAATATGGCCTACTTTACTGGCTCTTAAAAGAGATCGAGGCAGATAGCGAGCTTGAGCTTCAAATAATTGCCACCGGCATGCACCTAAGTCCTGAGTTTGGACTCACATACAAAGAGATTGAAAAAGATTTTAAGATAGATAAAAAGATAGAAATTTTAGGCTCTTCGCACTCAAAACTTGATATATGTACTGAAGTGGCAAAGGTTTATGAGAAATTTGCCCCAGCTTTTAGCGAACTTAAGCCAGATATATTGGTACTTCTTGGCGATAGATACGAGATATTTGGTGTAGCTGGCGTGGCTAGTATCATGCAGATACCAATAGCACACATACATGGCGGAGAAACCACCCAAGGGGCATTTGACGAGGCTTTTAGGCACAGCATAACAAAGATGAGCCATATTCATTTTGCAGCTACAAGAGAGTATGCAAACCGCATAATCCAGTTAGGAGAAGAGCCTAGTAGAGTCTTTAATGTCGGTGGGCCTGGCATTGAAAACATAAAAAAACTAAATTTACTAAATAAAGATGAGTTTGAAAAGTCTATAAATTTTAAGCTTGCTAAAAAAAATATACTAATCACTTTTCATCCAGTAACGCTTGAAAATGGCAGCGCAAAAGAGCAATTTAGCGAGCTTTTAAAAGCAATAGATGAGTTAAAAGATACAAATTTTATCTTTACAAAAGCAAATAGCGACATAGATGGTGATGTGATAAATAAAATGATAGATGAGTATGTGAGTAAAAATTCACAAAAAGCTGTGGCATTTGCTTCACTTGGACAGCTGAGATATCTAAGTGCGATAAAATTTGTTGATATAGTCCTAGGAAATAGCTCAAGTGGCCTTTTGGAAGTTCCAAGCTTTAAAAAAGCCACCATAAACATAGGTGACAGACAAAAAGGACGTGCAAAAGCTAGCAGTGTGATAGACGTTAGGCCCGTTAAAGAAGAAATTTTAGCCGCTATAAAAAAAGTATATTCAAAAGAATTTGAGCAAGTTTTAAAAAATACCATCAATCCATATAATGGTGGTAATTCAAGCAAAAAAATGGTTAAAATTTTAAAAGAGATCGAGCTAGAAGGTATTTTGAAAAAGAAATTTTATGATGTAAAGATATAA
- a CDS encoding nucleotidyltransferase family protein: MKNIENIKLKQNATIKEALGIIDSGAMQIALVVDDKDKLLGTLTDGDIRRGILRGLDLDSSIETIIYKEPAVAKISSTKEEILKIALPKKLHQIPIVDDNGIVLDLKEIEELVEPKIKTNRVILMVGGLGTRLRPLTQDTPKPMLKVGNKPILQTIVEKFAEYGFVNITMCVNFNAGIIKDYFGDGKEFGVNIDYILEQKRMGTAGALSLLKERPNEPFFVMNGDLLTNVNFEHIFNYHTLNKATATMCVREYDYEVPYGVVKMNDNKIVEISEKPVQKFFVSAGIYMLSPEILDLIPQNEFYDMPTLFEKLIKLSKNVISFPIREYWLDIGRIEEYQRANEEYKKVF; the protein is encoded by the coding sequence ATGAAGAATATAGAAAACATAAAGCTAAAACAAAATGCCACTATAAAGGAAGCCTTGGGGATTATAGATAGCGGAGCTATGCAGATAGCTTTAGTTGTTGATGATAAAGATAAGCTTCTTGGAACACTGACTGACGGCGATATAAGAAGAGGTATATTAAGAGGGCTAGACCTTGACAGCTCTATAGAGACGATCATTTATAAAGAGCCGGCTGTTGCAAAAATTTCTAGCACAAAAGAGGAAATTTTAAAGATAGCATTACCTAAAAAACTTCACCAGATACCAATAGTAGATGATAACGGAATAGTATTAGACTTAAAAGAGATAGAAGAGCTTGTTGAACCAAAGATCAAGACGAATAGAGTCATTCTAATGGTGGGGGGGCTCGGTACTAGGCTTAGACCACTCACGCAAGATACTCCAAAACCGATGCTAAAGGTCGGAAATAAGCCGATACTTCAAACGATAGTTGAGAAATTTGCAGAATATGGCTTTGTAAATATCACGATGTGTGTAAATTTTAATGCAGGCATCATCAAGGACTATTTTGGTGACGGCAAAGAATTTGGAGTAAACATCGACTATATTTTAGAGCAAAAAAGAATGGGTACGGCAGGTGCATTAAGCCTACTTAAAGAGCGACCAAACGAACCATTTTTTGTAATGAACGGCGATCTTCTTACAAATGTAAATTTCGAACATATTTTTAACTACCACACGCTAAATAAAGCGACAGCTACAATGTGTGTAAGAGAGTATGACTACGAAGTGCCTTATGGCGTTGTAAAAATGAATGACAACAAGATAGTAGAGATCTCAGAAAAACCGGTGCAGAAATTTTTCGTAAGCGCTGGAATATATATGCTTTCACCTGAAATTTTAGATCTAATACCACAAAATGAGTTTTATGATATGCCTACGCTGTTTGAAAAGCTAATAAAATTAAGTAAAAATGTTATATCATTTCCGATCAGAGAATATTGGCTTGATATTGGACGCATAGAAGAATACCAAAGAGCAAATGAAGAATATAAAAAAGTTTTTTAA
- a CDS encoding cytidylyltransferase domain-containing protein, giving the protein MYKNKRFLAIVPARGGSKGLPGKNIKELCGKPLIAWSIEAGLNSKYLDEVMVSTDDEKIAEISKKHGANVPFLRPSELASDTATTFDAVKHTIDYYKNELKKEFDYIVLLEPTSPLRENGDVDTMIEKIVDNQEKFDSISSIGEVHEHPSIMKKILNNGYIVPFCKELKFTTRRQDNEKAYFPYGVAYIVKIKNFLEEKTFYTQRNTFYEIKRYQCYEIDDLYDFLAIENIMKYEWRLK; this is encoded by the coding sequence ATGTATAAAAATAAGAGATTTTTAGCGATTGTGCCAGCAAGAGGGGGCAGCAAAGGGTTGCCTGGAAAAAACATTAAAGAATTGTGCGGAAAGCCGCTTATTGCATGGAGTATAGAGGCTGGGCTGAATAGCAAATATTTAGATGAAGTCATGGTTAGTACTGATGATGAAAAAATCGCAGAAATTTCTAAAAAACATGGTGCAAATGTACCCTTTTTAAGACCAAGCGAATTGGCAAGCGATACTGCTACAACCTTTGATGCCGTAAAACATACTATAGATTATTATAAAAATGAATTAAAAAAAGAGTTTGACTATATTGTTTTATTAGAGCCCACATCGCCTTTGAGAGAAAATGGTGATGTAGATACAATGATAGAAAAAATAGTAGATAATCAAGAAAAATTTGACTCAATATCTAGCATAGGGGAAGTGCATGAGCATCCATCTATCATGAAGAAAATTTTAAATAATGGTTATATCGTGCCATTTTGTAAAGAGCTCAAATTTACTACAAGGCGACAGGATAATGAAAAGGCATATTTTCCTTATGGAGTTGCTTATATAGTTAAAATAAAAAATTTTCTAGAAGAAAAAACATTTTATACGCAAAGAAATACTTTTTATGAGATAAAGCGATATCAATGTTACGAAATAGATGATCTATATGATTTTTTGGCAATCGAAAATATAATGAAATACGAATGGAGATTGAAATGA
- a CDS encoding Gfo/Idh/MocA family protein, which translates to MNFLVIGLGSMGKRRVRNLIALGYKDSIAGFEPREDRRCEAERKYSIKTYDSLEKAMSEFNPDVFIISTPPNVHMYYAYLAEKNNINCFVEASVVEAEKILELSKRIKDKKILIAPSCTMKYYPISIKIKELINKKAIGKILNYNYQTGQYLPDWHPWEKIEDFYVSNPDTGGCREIVPFELTWLNDIFGDSRPLACVRKKITDINANIDDIYHCILEHSNNVLGNLTIEVISKPRATREMRILGSEGEIVYSADNNELRYINTNMNDWNRIKFGTGTVESGYINPEEPYINELKDYINSIKEVKNGEVPTYPNRLEDDYRVLQNLYKLEEISEGRHDLSR; encoded by the coding sequence ATGAATTTTCTAGTAATCGGTCTGGGCTCAATGGGTAAAAGAAGAGTTAGAAATTTAATTGCGCTTGGCTATAAAGATAGTATTGCTGGTTTTGAGCCAAGGGAGGATAGAAGGTGTGAAGCTGAAAGAAAATATAGTATTAAAACTTATGATAGCCTTGAAAAAGCAATGAGCGAATTTAATCCGGATGTATTTATAATATCCACTCCTCCAAACGTGCATATGTATTACGCATATTTGGCTGAAAAAAACAATATCAACTGTTTTGTAGAGGCTTCTGTTGTTGAGGCTGAAAAAATTTTAGAATTATCAAAGAGAATAAAAGATAAAAAAATTTTGATAGCACCATCTTGCACAATGAAATATTATCCTATTTCTATAAAGATAAAAGAACTGATTAATAAAAAAGCAATAGGTAAAATCCTTAATTATAACTATCAAACTGGTCAGTATTTGCCAGATTGGCACCCTTGGGAAAAAATAGAAGACTTTTATGTTTCAAATCCTGATACTGGTGGCTGTAGGGAAATAGTTCCATTTGAGTTAACATGGTTAAATGATATTTTCGGTGACTCTAGACCACTGGCGTGCGTGAGAAAAAAAATAACAGATATTAATGCTAATATAGATGATATATATCATTGTATTTTAGAACATTCAAATAATGTATTGGGAAATTTAACTATAGAAGTAATATCAAAACCTAGAGCTACTAGGGAAATGAGAATATTGGGTTCAGAAGGTGAAATAGTTTATAGTGCAGATAATAATGAACTCAGATACATAAATACTAATATGAATGATTGGAATAGGATAAAATTTGGCACAGGAACAGTAGAAAGTGGATATATTAATCCGGAGGAGCCATATATTAATGAGTTAAAAGATTATATAAATAGTATAAAAGAGGTCAAAAACGGAGAGGTGCCGACATACCCAAATAGACTAGAGGATGATTACAGGGTATTGCAGAACTTATATAAGCTAGAAGAAATAAGCGAGGGAAGACATGACTTATCAAGATAG
- a CDS encoding glutamate-1-semialdehyde 2,1-aminomutase produces MTYQDRLLKAIPGGAHTYSRGFDQYPANAPQILKRGKGAYVYDENGREFLDYGMALRAVNLGYANEEINKAAIEQIEFGNNLTKPSVIELEAAELLIDMIDSVDMVKFTKNGSTATTAAIKLSRAYTGRELVARCAEHPFFSYDDWFIGSTQLTKGIPQKDTEGTKMFGYNNIESLERLFDEFPNQIACVILEPATTEHPKDNFLHKVRDLCHRNGAVFILDEMITGFRWHLKGAQYYYDIKPDLCTFGKAMANGFSVAAIAGKREIMQLGSIEFEGKERVFLLSTTHGAEMSGLGAFVAAMKFMKENNVVEYIWGYGTKLISMINELAKKYEIERNFVAGGIECSPYYLTFDKNGQNSLGLRTLFSQEMVKNGVLIPWVALSYAHGENELTKTKNALEKTFEVYKKAVDEGYEKYLVGSPIKPVFRRFN; encoded by the coding sequence ATGACTTATCAAGATAGATTATTAAAAGCAATACCGGGCGGTGCCCATACTTACAGTAGAGGATTTGACCAGTATCCAGCCAATGCCCCACAAATTTTAAAAAGAGGGAAAGGCGCATATGTATATGATGAAAATGGTAGAGAATTTTTGGACTATGGAATGGCGCTTAGGGCTGTAAATTTAGGCTACGCAAATGAAGAAATAAACAAAGCAGCGATCGAGCAAATAGAATTTGGAAACAATCTAACTAAGCCTAGCGTGATAGAGCTAGAGGCTGCTGAATTATTAATAGATATGATAGATAGTGTTGACATGGTTAAATTTACTAAAAATGGCTCAACCGCAACAACAGCAGCTATCAAACTTAGTAGAGCATATACTGGAAGGGAGCTGGTTGCAAGATGTGCAGAGCACCCATTTTTTAGCTATGATGACTGGTTTATTGGCTCTACTCAACTTACCAAAGGTATACCTCAAAAGGATACTGAGGGCACAAAGATGTTTGGTTACAACAACATTGAGAGCTTAGAGAGGCTTTTTGATGAATTTCCTAATCAAATAGCTTGTGTGATTTTAGAGCCGGCTACAACAGAGCACCCAAAAGATAATTTTTTACATAAAGTAAGAGATCTGTGTCATAGAAATGGAGCAGTATTTATACTTGATGAGATGATAACTGGCTTTAGATGGCATCTAAAAGGGGCTCAATATTATTATGACATTAAACCTGATTTATGTACTTTTGGAAAGGCAATGGCAAACGGATTTTCAGTTGCGGCTATAGCTGGAAAAAGAGAGATAATGCAGCTTGGCAGTATAGAATTTGAAGGAAAAGAAAGAGTTTTTTTACTATCAACAACACATGGTGCAGAGATGAGTGGATTAGGCGCATTTGTTGCGGCTATGAAATTTATGAAAGAGAATAATGTGGTTGAGTATATTTGGGGTTATGGCACAAAACTAATCTCAATGATAAATGAGCTTGCAAAAAAATATGAAATCGAAAGAAATTTCGTAGCAGGCGGTATAGAGTGTAGTCCGTACTATTTGACTTTTGATAAAAATGGTCAAAATTCTTTAGGGCTTAGAACTCTTTTTTCTCAAGAAATGGTCAAAAATGGCGTGCTTATTCCTTGGGTGGCACTTTCTTATGCTCATGGAGAAAATGAACTTACAAAGACAAAAAACGCACTAGAAAAAACTTTTGAAGTTTACAAAAAAGCAGTTGATGAGGGCTATGAAAAATATTTAGTAGGTAGCCCTATCAAGCCAGTTTTTAGAAGATTTAATTAA
- a CDS encoding GNAT family N-acetyltransferase — translation MILENETIQLRPYILEKDNLILRGQYLEWIQDYNNIEYINSISLLMNDSLDFIESSFSRFTSKNSQGFFIYHKGNKKFIGTVKLDKIDFFRQSSEFGIMIGEQNFKHQNIGTFSMELILDYSFRILGLHRVWGGCAANNIGMQKLFKKFNFKEESRQRESIYVNGVYQDGIFYGLLRKEWKDGLI, via the coding sequence ATGATTTTGGAGAATGAAACAATACAGTTAAGGCCATATATTTTAGAAAAAGATAACTTGATTTTAAGAGGACAATATCTAGAGTGGATACAAGATTACAATAATATAGAATATATTAATTCAATATCATTGCTAATGAATGATAGTTTAGATTTTATAGAAAGTAGCTTTAGTAGATTCACATCAAAAAATTCCCAGGGTTTTTTCATTTATCATAAAGGTAATAAAAAATTTATTGGTACAGTAAAATTAGACAAAATTGATTTCTTCAGGCAATCTAGTGAATTTGGCATAATGATTGGCGAACAGAACTTTAAACATCAAAATATAGGGACATTTTCAATGGAATTAATTTTGGACTATTCTTTTAGAATCCTTGGTCTACATAGGGTATGGGGTGGCTGCGCTGCAAATAATATTGGTATGCAAAAACTTTTTAAGAAATTTAATTTTAAAGAAGAAAGCAGACAAAGAGAAAGTATCTATGTCAATGGTGTTTATCAAGATGGTATTTTTTACGGACTATTAAGGAAAGAATGGAAGGATGGTTTAATATGA
- a CDS encoding N-acetyl sugar amidotransferase, with protein sequence MSRIFWCKKCLNMSTRPRIEFNEDQICNACQWSEEKKTLNWNDRKKELIEIINKYKKSNGQYDCIVPVSGGKDSSYVSYKLKNEYGINPLTITVKPGIVFDIGEENLTNFISSGYDNITIRPNLKVLKQVDKIGFIEFGRPMLGWQTIIQAFIPKIAKNFNIQMIFYGENGEIEYGGSTKNKNVPYGSFEFVKNILLSDTYNRIINSGIDNNDLEMYKFDEDIIFGKSKVLSLYWSYFEPWDSYRNFKIAEKYCGLTSKKSQEGSTYNDYSQNDTSLYDLHTYLMYLKFGFGRASQDAGIDIRRGAISRKEAIELVIKYDGIFPEIYLEGYLKYYDLTKEEFDNIIDKWANKDLFFKKDGVWIPKFKVGNDFQIG encoded by the coding sequence ATGAGTAGAATTTTTTGGTGTAAAAAGTGTTTAAATATGTCTACTAGACCAAGAATTGAATTTAATGAAGATCAAATTTGCAATGCTTGTCAGTGGAGCGAAGAAAAAAAAACTTTAAATTGGAATGATCGAAAAAAAGAATTAATAGAAATAATAAATAAATATAAAAAGTCTAATGGTCAATATGATTGTATAGTTCCGGTTAGTGGCGGAAAGGACAGTTCTTATGTTTCATATAAACTGAAAAATGAATACGGTATAAATCCTTTGACAATAACGGTAAAGCCCGGAATAGTTTTTGATATTGGAGAAGAAAATCTAACAAATTTTATATCCTCAGGATATGATAATATTACAATAAGACCAAATTTGAAAGTTTTAAAACAAGTTGATAAAATCGGATTTATTGAATTTGGAAGGCCAATGCTAGGATGGCAAACAATTATACAGGCTTTTATCCCAAAAATAGCAAAAAATTTTAATATACAAATGATTTTTTATGGTGAAAATGGCGAAATCGAATATGGCGGTTCTACTAAAAACAAGAATGTACCTTATGGAAGTTTCGAGTTTGTTAAAAATATTTTGCTCTCAGATACATACAATAGAATAATTAATAGCGGAATAGACAACAACGACTTGGAAATGTATAAATTTGATGAGGATATTATTTTTGGTAAAAGCAAGGTACTAAGTCTATATTGGTCTTATTTTGAGCCTTGGGATTCGTATAGAAATTTTAAAATTGCAGAAAAATATTGTGGTCTTACTAGTAAGAAATCACAGGAAGGCTCTACTTATAATGATTATTCACAAAATGACACAAGTTTATATGATCTACATACATACCTAATGTATTTAAAATTCGGTTTTGGTAGAGCTTCACAGGATGCTGGTATTGATATTAGAAGGGGTGCTATTTCTAGAAAAGAGGCGATAGAATTAGTAATTAAATACGATGGTATATTTCCAGAAATATATTTAGAAGGATACTTGAAGTATTATGATTTGACAAAGGAAGAGTTTGATAATATTATCGACAAATGGGCCAACAAAGATTTATTCTTTAAAAAGGATGGTGTATGGATTCCTAAATTTAAAGTTGGAAATGATTTTCAAATAGGCTAA
- a CDS encoding oxidoreductase, with protein MIVLKDKVVVITGGAGLIGKEFVKAVVENNGMAIIADINEELGLKARLNLSRELNTANIDFIKVDITSKNSLNSCIDYLDNKYKKIDALVNNAYPRNKNYSKHFFDVEYEDFVQNLGLNLGGYFIASQQFVLYFKKQGYGNIINIGSIYGVVAPRFEIYKDTHMTTPVEYAAIKSGLIHLTKYMAKYFKGMNIKVNALSPGGIFDNQPEPFLEKYKDQCLNKGMLNNSDLKGTLVYLLSDMSRYVNGQNIVVDDGFSL; from the coding sequence ATGATAGTGCTTAAAGATAAAGTTGTAGTTATAACTGGTGGAGCAGGTCTTATAGGAAAGGAGTTTGTAAAAGCGGTTGTTGAAAATAATGGTATGGCTATAATAGCTGATATAAATGAAGAGCTTGGTCTAAAAGCAAGGCTTAATCTATCGCGAGAATTAAACACTGCAAATATAGATTTTATAAAAGTTGATATAACATCAAAAAACTCTTTAAATAGCTGTATAGATTACTTAGACAATAAGTATAAAAAAATAGATGCTTTGGTAAATAATGCCTATCCTAGAAATAAAAATTATAGTAAGCATTTTTTTGATGTTGAATATGAGGATTTTGTGCAAAATTTAGGCTTAAACCTTGGCGGATATTTTATAGCTTCACAACAGTTTGTACTTTACTTCAAAAAGCAGGGATATGGAAATATTATAAATATAGGATCAATTTATGGCGTTGTTGCACCTCGATTCGAGATATATAAAGATACACATATGACTACGCCAGTTGAATATGCAGCCATTAAATCAGGGCTTATTCATCTTACAAAATATATGGCAAAATATTTTAAAGGGATGAATATAAAGGTAAATGCGCTAAGTCCTGGCGGTATATTTGATAACCAGCCGGAGCCGTTTTTGGAAAAATATAAAGATCAGTGTCTGAACAAGGGTATGTTAAACAATAGTGACTTAAAAGGCACCTTGGTGTATCTGCTGAGCGATATGAGTAGATATGTAAATGGTCAAAATATCGTAGTTGATGATGGGTTTAGTTTATGA